One Plasmodium cynomolgi strain B DNA, chromosome 12, whole genome shotgun sequence genomic region harbors:
- a CDS encoding hypothetical protein (putative), which produces MYRLANGKVLLRMILFLVCTHITILVSSQGCYSKSNCSATPLTEATLPNGVNIWRRSYYFVKQKRCPKNRIKKISNKLYESNTQRPERKIDCYELNIRNDKKFEKYAKKPASPMSNLFYFSPFKNIISSFEPVDMDIKKKLREEGFQYENEKSDSNIFPSLDEIIRDGDPSTNMHFYRRKRLKSLLYRDPNRFVNARKFIENYNKRAPPDKQINYDLFKCDMFYVHSDGTIMNIEENRPPYDKKLEESERDKEPRFVIMAAVSGKRNENVHDCAKPGHAKERNLKVGDKFPVINEEQKKVLFDNHFAKPKKIRDPLVLPDGRKIP; this is translated from the exons ATGTACAGGCTGGCAAACGGGAAAGTCCTCCTTCGCATGATTCTTTTCCTGGTCTGTACACATATAACCATTCTCGTAAGTTCCCAGGGATGCTACAGTAAAAGCAACTGTAGCGCCACCCCGTTAACCGAAGCCACCTTGCCCAATGGAGTGAACATATGGAGACGATCATACTACTttgtaaagcaaaaaagatgCCCAAAAAATAGGATAAAAAAGATAAGCAACAAATTGTACGAGTCAAACACGCAGAGACCAGAAAGGAAGATCGATTGTTACGAATTAAACATAAGAAATGAtaagaaatttgaaaaatatgcaaaaaaaccAGCCAGTCCAATGTCCAacctgttttatttttctccttttaaaaatatcataagCAGTTTTGAACCCGTCGATATGGACATCAAAAAGAAGTTAAGGGAAGAAGGGTTTCAAtatgaaaatgagaaatcggattcaaatatttttccatccttAGATGAAATAATAAGAGACGGAGATCCCTCCACTAATATGCATTTCTACAGAAGGAAAAGGTTAAAGAGCTTACTTTATAGGGACCCTAACAGATTTGTTAACGCTAGGAAGTTCATCGAGAATTACAATAAAAGGGCTCCACCAGATAAGCAGATAAATTATGACTTATTCAAGTGCGACATGTTTTATGTGCACTCGGATGGAACTATAATGAATATCGAG GAGAACAGACCCCCGTACGACAAGAAGCTGGAGGAGAGCGAGCGAGATAAGGAACCCAGATTCGTCATCATGGCAGCGGTGAGCGGGAAGAGAAACGAAAATGTGCACGATTGTGCAAAA CCCGGACATGCCAAGGAACGTAACTTAAAG gtTGGCGACAAATTCCCGGTGATCAACGAAGAGCAGAAGAAGGTCCTGTTCGACAACCACTTCGCAAAgcccaaaaaaattagggaCCCTCTGGTCCTACCGGATGGACGCAAAATTCCTTGA
- a CDS encoding kelch domain-containing protein (putative) produces MEGEKIKTNSISNFSVTYERESGANSNSDDKSVSSSENESNSFMNLTSDKNEKTENNSFILNNSSFANMKDSFLESIDLSVLDSNFDSKKDFLPSNLSKNFNNLSKENLGNKYLNKLLNKSDSIFMSKSKDMNLIENNLGSNNLPVKSSNKKEGFMDSSTPINANEDNAMNNRKKYSNSNNINDTYEKKIIETELSDSSDFENMVGDLRITFINWLKKTQMNFIREKDKLFKDKKELEMERIRLYKEIENRKSIEEQKLHDERKKLDIDISNGYKQIKKEKEEHRKRFDEERLRFLQEIDKIKLVLYLEKEKYFQEYKNFENDKKKIVDANIATETMIDINVGGAIFETSRHTLTQQKDSFIEKLLSGRYHVTRDKQGRIFLDRDSELFRIILNFLRNPLTVPIPKDLSESEALLKEAEFYVFCMGGFDGVEYLNSMELLDISQQCWRMCTPMSTKKAYFGSAVLNNFLYVFGGNNYDYKALFETEVYDRLRDTWFVSSNLNIPRRNNCGVTSNGRIYCIGGYDGSSIIPNVEAYDHRMKAWVEIAPLNTPRSSSMCVAFDNKIYVIGGTNGERLNSIEVYDEKMNKWEQFPYALLEARSSGAAFNYLNQIYVVGGIDNEHNILDSVEQYQPFNKRWQFLNGVPEKKMNFGAATLSDSYIITGGENGDVLNSCHFFSPDTNEWQIGPSLLVPRFGHSVLIANI; encoded by the exons ATGGagggcgaaaaaataaaaaccaaCAGCATTTCCAACTTCTCCGTCACGTACGAAAGGGAATCTGGGGCCAACAGCAACAGCGATGATAAAAGTGTCAGCAGCAGCGAAAATGAGTCCAACTCGTTCATGAATTTGACAAgcgataaaaatgaaaagacaGAAAATAATAGTTTCATTCTAAACAATAGCAGCTTTGCAAATATGAAAGATAGCTTTTTGGAATCCATAGACTTGAGCGTTTTAGACTCGAACTTTGATTCGAAGAAGGATTTTTTGCCAAGTAATTtatccaaaaattttaacaatttgtCGAAAGAAAATCTTgggaataaatatttaaataaattattaaataaaagtgaCTCGATATTTATGTCAAAGAGTAAAGACATGAATTTAATAGAAAACAACCTGGGCAGTAACAACCTGCCAGTAAAGAGCAGCAACAAGAAGGAGGGCTTCATGGATTCGTCCACTCCAATAAATGCGAATGAAGATAACGCAATGAATaatcgtaaaaaatatagcaatagtaataatattaatgatacgtatgaaaagaaaataatcgAAACGGAGTTGAGTGATTCAAGTGACTTTGAAAACATGGTGGGGGATCTCAGAATCACGTTTATTAATTggctaaaaaaaacacaaatgaattttatcagagaaaaggacaaattatttaaagacaaaaaggaactagaaatggaaagaataaGACTCTacaaagaaatagaaaatagAAAGTCAATCGAGGAACAGAAACTGCAcgatgaaaggaaaaaactggACATTGATATATCAAACGGGTATAAACAAattaagaaagaaaaagaagaacataGAAAAAGGTTCGATGAGGAAAGGCTACGATTTTTACAAGaaatagataaaataaagctaGTCCTCTATttagagaaagaaaaatatttccaagaatataaaaattttgaaaatgataagaaaaaaattgtcgatGCTAACATCGCAACGGAAACTATGATTGATATAAACGTCGGGGGGGCCATATTTGAAACATCTAGGCACACCCTAACACAGCAGAAGGACTCCTTTATAGAAAAATTGCTAAGTGGGAGGTACCACGTAACGAGGGATAAGCAAGGCAGGATATTTCTAGATCGGGATAGCGAGTTATTCAGAATCATATTAAACTTTTTAAGAAATCCATTGACGGTCCCTATTCCGAAGGACTTAAGCGAAAGTGAGGCCCTGCTAAAAGAGGCAGAATTTTATG TTTTCTGCATGGGTGGTTTCGATGGGGTAGAGTACCTAAACTCCATGGAACTCTTAGATATTAGCCAACAGTGTTGGCGTATGTGTACACCCATGTCCACGAAGAAGGCATATTTTGGAAGTGCTGTTTTGAACAATTTCTTATACGTTTTTGGAGGAAATAATTATGATTATAAAGCCCTTTTCGAAACTGAGGTATATGATAGGTTAAGAGACACTTGGTTTGTTTCTAGTAACTTGAATATCCCTCGAAGAAACAATTGTGGAGTTACATCCAACGGAAGAATCTACTGTATTGGTGGGTATGATGGATCGTCTATAATCCCCAATGTAGAAGCCTATGATCATAGGATGAAGGCTTGGGTAGAAATCGCCCCATTGAATACTCCACGATCTTCGTCCATGTGTGTAGCCTTTGacaacaaaatttatgtCATTGGTGGAACCAATGGAGAAAGACTAAATTCGATCGAAGTGTATGATGAAAAGATGAACAAATGGGAGCAATTTCCGTACGCTTTGTTAGAAGCTAGAAGCTCAGGGGCAGCTTTTAACTACCTAAATCAGATATATGTTGTTGGGGGGATTGACAACGAACACAATATTTTGGACTCCGTTGAACAGTACCAACCTTTTAATAAAAGGTGGCAATTTCTGAATGGAGTTCCAGAGAAAAAGATGAATTTTGGTGCAGCCACACTGTCCGATTCGTACATCATCACGGGTGGTGAAAATGGCGATGTCTTAAACTCCTGTCACTTTTTCTCTCCGGACACGAATGAGTGGCAGATAGGACCCTCCCTCCTCGTCCCCAGATTTGGACATTCCGTTTTAATTGCGAATATATGA
- a CDS encoding UDP-N-acteylglucosamine pyrophosphorylase 1 (putative) — translation MDNIVKILTQQNQLSLCEYVKRIGPGNFTNVDPTHLDDFLNKLSEIRNAKNGKEEEEEKEEEEEGEAYVVEAPPLINISSTHECNEEPPNGSIFIETYKKADLMNELKHIGLEIIKRSEVAVLILAGGMGSRLGFRKPKGLLEITPVLKKTFFQFYFEQVKFLEEYTATVDTVRGGHDHANEKSSMGCANRSSTRGEDPPPKSNIANGTTIYVYVMTSQYTHDETVHFLEENNFFGLKKENIKFFKQSNNYATDFNFNIVLSNHNTLLTYPGGNGALFSALNENEIIDDMLRKNIKYIQVVSIDNVLNKISDPVLIGFCSFFHCDVANKAVKIEEGESMGIFCRKWARKKQPPDISIKNEFCVCEYTEVNEYILSNPELFIYGNICHHIFSLPFLHQI, via the coding sequence ATGGATAACATTGTTAAGATTCTTACGCAACAAAATCAGCTATCGCTGTGCGAATATGTGAAGCGCATCGGACCAGGCAATTTCACCAATGTTGACCCAACCCATTTGGATGATTTTCTAAACAAATTGAGCGAAATacggaatgcaaaaaatggaaaagaggaggaagaagagaaagaggaggaagaggagggggaagcatATGTGGTGGAAGCGCCTCCACTCATCAACATCAGTAGCACCCACGAGTGTAATGAGGAGCCACCCAACGGGAGCATATTTATCgaaacatataaaaaagcagACTTAATGAACGAATTAAAACATATAGGTCTGGAAATTATTAAACGGAGTGAAGTGGCCGTTTTGATCTTAGCTGGTGGTATGGGGTCCCGACTTGGCTTTAGGAAGCCAAAGGGGTTACTAGAAATTACCCCAGTTCTGAAGAAGacatttttccaattttattttgagcAAGTGAAGTTTTTGGAAGAGTACACCGCAACAGTTGACACTGTTCGGGGAGGCCATGATCATGCTAATGAGAAAAGTAGCATGGGTTGCGCCAACCGCTCAAGTACAAGAGGGGAGGACCCACCCCCCAAAAGTAACATCGCCAACGGAACGACCATCTACGTGTACGTAATGACATCCCAGTACACGCACGACGAAACAGTTCACTTTTTGGAagagaacaattttttcggattaaaaaaggaaaatataaaattttttaagcagaGCAATAATTATGCCACCGATTTTAACTTCAATATCGTCCTGTCCAATCATAACACATTGCTGACATACCCCGGGGGAAATGGAGCCCTCTTCAGTGCCCTCAACGAGAACGAAATAATTGACGATATGCTTcgaaaaaacataaaatatattcaagtTGTAAGTATTGATAATgtgttaaataaaatatctgACCCCGTATTAATTggtttttgttcctttttccattGTGACGTTGCTAATAAGGCGGTTAAAATAGAGGAGGGGGAATCAATGGGTATCTTTTGCCGAAAGTGGGCAAGAAAGAAACAGCCACCTGATATCTCCATCAAAAACGAATTCTGCGTGTGTGAATATACAGAAGTGAACGAATACATTTTGAGCAACCCAGAACTCTTTATATATGGCAATATTTGTCaccacattttttctctcccttttttacaccAGATT